In Oncorhynchus kisutch isolate 150728-3 linkage group LG5, Okis_V2, whole genome shotgun sequence, a genomic segment contains:
- the LOC109880515 gene encoding cerebellin-4-like, whose protein sequence is MRGAVALLVLLLCRSGTRAQGESGGDRESLVESRGTGDTELTSKQTTGQTITTPDIWGEVEELRDVVDNLGTMIFEQREKMRNMEKKMERRWREKWRRGSEARLETMGARLSVIEREVEDLKEQNTAMGARLSASEREVEELKRINAALEARATDSENGNTALEARLNASEGMVEELRRENADRPKVAFSAGLTNDGYLGPFNSITTLVYRRVITNIGKAYNPNTGVFTAPVRGLYYIRFTAMGLKGPPSIDAYIYHNDKSVMFNHQNNDNGRNRFLSNALTLELEAGDVVYMRLPVNQELYDEKSSNYSTFSGFLLFPM, encoded by the exons ATGAGGGGTGCTGTAGCTCTGCTGGTGTTGCTGCTCTGTCGGTCTGGGACacgggctcagggagagagtggaggggatagagagagtttaGTGGAGAGCCGCGGGACTGGAGATACAGAGTTGACTAGCAAACAGACGACCGGCCAGACCATCACAACGCCTGATATCTGGGGTGAGGTAGAGGAGCTTAGAGACGTGGTGGATAACCTGGGGACCATGATTtttgagcagagagagaagatgaggaacaTGGAGAAAAAGATGGAAAGAAGGTGGAGAGAAAAATGGCGAAGAGGATCTGAGGCCAGACTGGAGA CTATGGGGGCCAGACTGAGTGTCAtcgagagggaggtagaggactTGAAAGAACAGAATACAG CCATGGGCGCCAGACTGAGTGCCAGTGAAagggaggtggaggagctgaagagAATAAATGCAG CCCTGGAGGCCAGAGCGACAGACAGTGAGAATGGGAACACAG CCTTAGAGGCCAGACTGAATGCCAGCGAGGGGATGGTggaggagctgaggagagagaatgCAG ACAGACCAAAGGTGGCCTTCTCTGCTGGTTTGACTAATGATGGATATTTAGGACCCTTTAATAGTATCACCACACTAGTATACAGAAGGGTCATCACCAACATCGGCAAGGCCTACAACCCAAATACAg GTGTCTTCACAGCACCAGTGAGAGGACTCTACTACATCAGATTCACTGCCATGGGTCTCAAGGGTCCACCGTCCATAGATGCCTATATTTACCACAACGACAAGAGTGTCATGTTCAATCACCAGAACAATGACAATGGGCGTAATAGGTTCTTGTCTAATGCGTTGACTCTAGAGCTGGAGGCCGGGGATGTGGTCTACATGCGTCTCCCAGTAAATCAGGAGCTCTATGATGAAAAGTCGAGTAACTACAGCACCTTCAGTGGCTTCCTGCTCTTCCCTATGTGA